One window of Trinickia caryophylli genomic DNA carries:
- a CDS encoding glycosyltransferase, with protein sequence MATVSILIPARRADYLGRALISAQRQTFEDIEILVGDDTPDASLEPIVNSFDDPRIRYFHHGFGHARRNAQALWARASGRYVKWLSDEDLLMPTSVALLVDALESHPEAALAFHGRVFIDENDAVIHKPHPLLSIGAQEAIGRDVLVSEMVRRMHNFIGEPSNVMVDRTRATEDDLFAYRSHPLDYLSDVGMYLNLAEKGPIVAVGGYWSMLRRYAAQTLPEEVPNYSAGLYEWELFVRGEAAAGHLSGIGVADAVASLKQQYAPHTGRFPEIARLLANLDEMTQLAPQELLDSERFKADLAEARAAVAMRVARQAPAARAAAPASAPASAPTSAPTSAAPAAHLCAVCEQGVDDWSTQAGGADRTFLDALGTVDGLSASQVCPKCGSNAHERHLWLYTAFSHLLEQAGAMRILHIAPEPRIESRIRRLAPLEYVAVDPFAGTIDLEALGFGEARFDLVVCNHVLERVARPDVVLAELHRCLKPGGHLIAQTSYAPALRQTLEADAALTPQFAVRHFGRADRVRLFGADVPELFRGAGFAGEPVPHASMLGELDAAALGCDAREPFFHFVKDAVPAPRTRATAAPRSARRAPKPIRLVCATRKTQQDFMRETALGRSLSVHRYVEPPELLVFDNNATGLPTLYNAAIEQAASSPAVLVFVHDDVSINDFFWMERIHEALEQFDVVGLAGNVRRAPRQPSWAFPTEALKWDDAANLSGSVGHGKGFPCDSVARFGPSGLECKLLDGLMLIADSERLIERGVRFDERFAFHFYDLDFCRQAELKGLRMGTWPISVVHESGGSFETPAWRAGYESYLSKYGE encoded by the coding sequence ATGGCTACCGTCAGCATCCTGATTCCGGCACGCCGCGCCGACTACCTCGGCCGCGCGCTGATCAGCGCACAGCGTCAGACCTTCGAAGACATCGAAATCCTCGTTGGCGACGACACGCCCGATGCCTCGCTCGAGCCGATCGTGAACAGTTTCGACGATCCGCGCATCCGCTACTTCCACCACGGTTTCGGCCACGCTCGCCGCAATGCGCAGGCGCTGTGGGCGCGCGCGAGCGGGCGGTACGTGAAGTGGCTTAGCGACGAGGATCTGCTGATGCCGACGTCGGTCGCGCTGCTGGTCGACGCGCTCGAAAGCCACCCGGAAGCCGCGCTGGCTTTCCACGGCCGCGTGTTCATCGACGAAAACGACGCGGTCATCCATAAGCCCCACCCGCTGCTGAGCATCGGCGCGCAGGAAGCGATCGGCCGCGACGTGCTGGTGAGCGAGATGGTGCGCCGCATGCACAACTTCATCGGCGAGCCGAGCAATGTGATGGTGGACCGTACGCGCGCGACCGAAGACGATCTCTTCGCCTACCGGTCGCACCCGCTCGACTATCTGTCGGACGTCGGCATGTACCTGAACCTCGCCGAAAAAGGCCCGATTGTCGCGGTGGGCGGCTATTGGAGCATGCTGCGCCGCTACGCCGCGCAAACTTTGCCGGAAGAGGTGCCGAACTATAGCGCCGGCCTCTACGAATGGGAGCTCTTCGTGCGAGGCGAGGCCGCCGCGGGCCATTTGTCGGGCATCGGCGTGGCCGATGCCGTCGCGAGCCTGAAGCAGCAATATGCACCGCACACCGGCCGCTTCCCCGAAATCGCGCGCCTGCTCGCCAACCTCGACGAAATGACCCAGCTCGCACCGCAGGAACTGCTCGACAGCGAGCGCTTCAAGGCCGATTTGGCCGAGGCGCGCGCGGCCGTGGCCATGCGTGTCGCACGGCAAGCCCCCGCGGCGCGCGCGGCTGCGCCGGCGAGCGCACCGGCGAGCGCACCGACAAGCGCACCGACAAGCGCGGCCCCCGCGGCGCACTTGTGCGCGGTGTGCGAGCAAGGCGTCGACGACTGGTCGACGCAGGCCGGCGGCGCGGATCGCACGTTCCTCGACGCGCTCGGCACCGTTGACGGGCTCAGCGCCTCGCAGGTATGCCCGAAGTGCGGCAGCAACGCCCACGAGCGGCATTTGTGGCTCTATACGGCGTTCTCGCACCTGCTCGAGCAGGCCGGCGCCATGCGCATTCTTCATATCGCCCCGGAACCGCGGATCGAGTCGCGCATTCGCCGGCTCGCGCCGCTCGAATACGTTGCCGTCGATCCATTTGCCGGCACCATCGATCTCGAGGCGCTCGGCTTCGGCGAGGCCCGTTTCGATCTCGTCGTCTGCAACCACGTGCTCGAACGCGTGGCGCGGCCCGATGTCGTGCTGGCCGAGCTGCACCGCTGTCTGAAGCCCGGTGGCCATCTGATCGCGCAGACGAGCTATGCGCCCGCGCTGCGCCAGACGCTCGAAGCCGACGCCGCGCTCACGCCGCAGTTTGCCGTGCGTCACTTCGGGCGTGCGGACCGCGTGCGGCTCTTCGGCGCGGACGTGCCCGAGCTGTTTCGCGGGGCGGGGTTTGCCGGCGAACCGGTACCGCATGCCTCGATGCTGGGCGAACTCGACGCAGCGGCACTCGGTTGCGATGCGCGCGAGCCGTTCTTCCACTTCGTGAAAGACGCGGTGCCCGCGCCGCGCACGCGCGCCACGGCGGCGCCGCGCTCGGCGCGCCGGGCGCCGAAGCCGATCCGCCTCGTTTGCGCGACGCGCAAAACGCAGCAGGACTTCATGCGCGAGACGGCGCTCGGCCGGTCGCTCTCCGTGCACCGCTATGTGGAGCCGCCCGAGCTGCTGGTGTTCGACAACAACGCGACCGGCCTGCCGACGCTTTATAACGCGGCGATCGAGCAGGCTGCATCGAGCCCCGCTGTGCTCGTGTTCGTGCACGACGACGTCTCGATCAACGACTTCTTCTGGATGGAGCGCATCCACGAAGCGCTCGAGCAGTTCGACGTCGTGGGCCTCGCGGGCAACGTGCGGCGCGCGCCGCGGCAACCGTCGTGGGCGTTTCCGACCGAGGCGCTGAAATGGGACGACGCAGCGAACCTGAGCGGCTCCGTGGGCCATGGCAAAGGCTTCCCGTGCGACTCCGTGGCGCGCTTCGGGCCCTCCGGTCTCGAATGCAAGCTGCTCGACGGGCTGATGCTCATCGCGGACAGCGAGCGCCTCATCGAGCGCGGCGTGCGCTTCGACGAGCGATTCGCGTTTCACTTCTACGACCTCGATTTCTGCCGGCAAGCGGAGCTCAAAGGCCTGCGCATGGGTACCTGGCCGATCAGCGTGGTGCACGAAAGCGGCGGCTCGTTCGAAACCCCCGCCTGGCGGGCCGGCTATGAAAGCTATCTGAGCAAGTATGGCGAATGA
- the motB gene encoding flagellar motor protein MotB: MGDRLSREAAEKRPMSIVVRRSKKGGDHGGHHGGAWKIAYADFVTAMMAFFLLMWLLSSTSKYEKQGIADYFNTPLSALMQGKDTSDTARPSVVQGGGHDLADTRPAVGAMTQPERPTSATTSLAADDLARLQQLKSKLTALIEHVPALNAYKDQIRISITAEGLRIEIVDSQKRPMFASGSTRLEPYAATILTQIGGALNDVENHISIAGHTDDVPYVGGPVGYTNWELSSERANAARRALVAGGMRNEKVLQVRGLADVIPLSGNDSNQPTNRRISILVMNKAAEQAFYRDGGRKDIDDQAQPAGEAIRQAVQPAALRVPAPVAAVAAAGGRMQ; encoded by the coding sequence ATGGGTGACAGGCTCTCACGCGAGGCGGCCGAGAAGCGGCCGATGAGTATCGTCGTGCGCCGCTCGAAGAAGGGCGGCGACCACGGCGGACATCACGGCGGAGCGTGGAAGATCGCGTACGCGGACTTCGTGACCGCGATGATGGCGTTCTTCCTGCTGATGTGGCTGCTCAGTTCGACTTCGAAGTACGAAAAGCAGGGCATCGCCGATTACTTCAATACGCCGCTTTCGGCGCTCATGCAGGGCAAGGATACGTCCGACACCGCGCGGCCGAGCGTCGTGCAGGGCGGTGGCCACGACCTCGCCGATACGCGGCCGGCCGTGGGCGCCATGACGCAGCCCGAGCGGCCCACGTCGGCGACGACTTCGCTCGCCGCGGACGATCTGGCGCGGTTGCAGCAGCTCAAATCGAAACTCACGGCCCTGATCGAGCACGTGCCGGCGCTGAATGCCTACAAGGACCAGATCCGCATTTCGATTACGGCCGAGGGCCTGCGCATCGAAATCGTCGACTCGCAAAAGCGCCCGATGTTCGCCTCCGGCAGCACCCGGCTCGAGCCATACGCCGCCACGATCCTCACGCAGATCGGCGGGGCGCTCAACGACGTGGAAAACCACATTTCGATCGCGGGCCATACCGACGACGTTCCCTACGTCGGCGGCCCGGTGGGCTACACGAATTGGGAGCTGTCGTCCGAGCGCGCCAACGCCGCGCGCCGCGCGCTGGTGGCGGGCGGCATGCGTAACGAAAAAGTACTGCAGGTGCGCGGGCTTGCCGACGTGATCCCCCTCTCCGGCAACGATTCGAATCAGCCGACGAACCGCCGCATCAGCATCCTCGTCATGAACAAGGCCGCCGAACAGGCGTTCTACCGCGACGGCGGGCGCAAGGATATCGACGATCAGGCGCAGCCGGCCGGCGAGGCGATTCGCCAGGCGGTGCAGCCCGCGGCACTGCGTGTTCCCGCGCCGGTGGCCGCCGTGGCGGCCGCGGGCGGGCGCATGCAGTAA
- a CDS encoding tetratricopeptide repeat protein: MDGKRGSGGRDGHHDEAALVEQYAALVEAHGDLTEAFGIAAQDIDASYQDGMHAYRSGEYQLASRHFSSLAFLNPRDGQLHLAAGSAMQQLGAHEAALAYFSAAAELMPDDPGTWFRLAESQVALSHDEAGRESLRRCLSLCASGNVRPGLHAHAEALMDRLL; this comes from the coding sequence ATGGACGGAAAACGCGGATCGGGCGGACGAGATGGACATCACGACGAAGCGGCGCTTGTCGAGCAATACGCGGCACTCGTCGAAGCGCACGGCGATCTGACAGAGGCGTTCGGCATCGCCGCGCAGGATATCGACGCGAGCTATCAGGACGGGATGCACGCTTATCGCAGCGGCGAGTACCAGTTGGCGTCTCGCCATTTCTCTTCGCTCGCCTTTCTGAATCCCCGGGATGGCCAACTGCACCTTGCCGCCGGCAGCGCCATGCAGCAACTCGGCGCACACGAGGCGGCGCTCGCCTATTTCTCCGCGGCGGCCGAGTTGATGCCCGACGATCCCGGCACCTGGTTTCGGCTGGCCGAGTCACAGGTGGCGCTGTCGCATGACGAGGCGGGCCGGGAAAGCTTGCGCCGCTGCCTGAGCCTTTGCGCATCGGGCAATGTGCGCCCCGGCTTGCATGCCCATGCCGAGGCCCTGATGGACAGGCTTCTTTGA
- a CDS encoding VirK family protein, with amino-acid sequence MLRTLVTAVSLAACSSAAFASSTIQLSSLSQVEAALARGASVAATVDLTVCAPAAGTTSPGTTRGGLRIGAYRIVQDGTLSFADEHATVDRTGQPIWQFIRYQVKPDQTIAFTMDMFSLPSYTRIGSQIGYTCAVNQGVSFFTEHR; translated from the coding sequence ATGCTTAGAACGTTAGTGACTGCTGTTTCGCTGGCCGCGTGTTCGAGCGCGGCTTTCGCTTCTTCCACGATCCAACTGTCGAGCTTGTCTCAGGTGGAAGCGGCACTTGCGCGCGGTGCAAGCGTAGCCGCCACGGTCGACCTCACCGTCTGCGCTCCCGCCGCCGGCACCACCTCGCCCGGCACGACCCGGGGCGGACTCAGGATCGGTGCCTACCGGATCGTTCAGGATGGCACGCTCAGCTTCGCGGACGAGCACGCCACCGTCGATCGCACGGGCCAGCCGATATGGCAGTTCATCCGCTATCAGGTGAAGCCCGACCAGACGATCGCGTTCACGATGGACATGTTCTCGCTGCCGTCGTACACGCGCATCGGCTCGCAGATCGGCTACACCTGTGCCGTCAATCAGGGCGTGAGCTTTTTCACCGAACATCGTTGA
- the motA gene encoding flagellar motor stator protein MotA, whose protein sequence is MFVVIGWVLVIGSIIGSFVGEGGHIAALIQPFELVCIFGAAIGAFVVSNPTSTLRKTLKSLPSIFRGGSYDKQKYLELIALLYELLQKARKEGMMALEADVDAPDQSPLFQKYPHIISDHHLRDFIIDYLRMMSTGNINVLEMQDLMDEELVTHHAEEAIAANAIQKMADGLPAFGIVAAVMGVVHTMGSVGAAPAVLGEMIAAALVGTFLGILLAYGFVGPVADLLNAKGRDAAKPFQCVKVVLLASLSGYAPPIAAEFGRKVLFTSVRPTFQELDDAVRATKVAAKPAQS, encoded by the coding sequence ATGTTTGTCGTCATTGGTTGGGTCTTGGTGATCGGGTCGATCATCGGGAGCTTCGTCGGCGAGGGCGGCCACATCGCCGCGCTCATACAGCCATTCGAGCTCGTCTGTATCTTCGGGGCTGCCATCGGGGCATTCGTGGTCAGCAACCCCACGAGCACGCTGAGAAAGACGCTCAAGAGCCTGCCCTCGATCTTTCGCGGCGGCAGCTACGACAAGCAGAAGTACCTCGAGTTGATCGCGCTGCTCTACGAACTGCTGCAAAAGGCGCGCAAGGAAGGGATGATGGCGCTCGAAGCGGATGTCGACGCACCCGATCAGAGCCCGCTTTTCCAGAAGTATCCGCACATCATCTCCGATCATCATCTGCGCGACTTCATCATCGACTATCTGCGCATGATGTCGACGGGCAACATCAACGTGCTCGAGATGCAGGACCTCATGGACGAGGAGCTCGTCACGCACCACGCCGAAGAGGCGATCGCCGCGAATGCCATCCAGAAGATGGCCGATGGCCTGCCGGCCTTCGGCATCGTCGCGGCCGTGATGGGCGTCGTGCACACGATGGGCTCGGTGGGCGCCGCCCCGGCCGTGCTCGGAGAGATGATCGCCGCGGCACTCGTCGGCACGTTCCTCGGGATCTTGCTCGCCTACGGTTTCGTGGGTCCCGTTGCCGATCTGCTCAACGCGAAAGGCCGCGACGCGGCCAAGCCGTTCCAATGCGTCAAGGTGGTTTTGCTCGCCTCGCTGAGCGGCTATGCGCCGCCGATCGCGGCGGAATTCGGCCGTAAGGTACTGTTCACCTCGGTGCGCCCGACCTTCCAGGAACTCGACGACGCCGTGCGCGCGACCAAGGTCGCCGCCAAGCCGGCGCAGTCGTAA
- a CDS encoding methyl-accepting chemotaxis protein, with translation MFRNLSVRTGLTLATSIFVMLVIVVGALAFTSMRTANRALARMYEHDLAATDALTRSSELLLRCRSAKNRYESLIGKQQEDDAAKQLQLAYGFCNESQKQWEAFAAVPVSGDARALLDDAAAKHAAMMAQGIMPEFDALKARDFEAYRRIQLEYSSPLYNAFDKLSGPLREYAAARAKSRFDETNEQARMVNTVIAVCALLAVGIGIYVRFALTRAVVDPLNVMVSDFERIAQGDLNRRIEVSGRNEIGKLQDALHRMQAELAGTVHSIRATTGSITVAASEIAVGNADLSARTEQQAASLEETAASMEQLTGTVQQNAENARQASQLAQSASEIAHKGSEVVGNVVATMDEINRSSAKIADIIAIIEGIAFQTNILALNAAVEAARAGEEGRGFAVVAGEVRSLAQRSSNAAREIKALIDTSIDRVQAGAGLVDQAGRTMDEITAAVRRVTDIMGEISAASDEQSRGIQQVGQAVTQMDEVTQQNAALVEQAAAAAQSLDEQARALKQAVAVFAVQA, from the coding sequence ATGTTTCGCAATCTATCCGTCAGGACGGGGCTGACGCTGGCAACGAGCATCTTCGTCATGCTCGTGATCGTGGTGGGCGCGCTCGCCTTTACCTCGATGCGCACCGCCAACCGGGCGCTGGCGCGCATGTACGAGCACGATCTCGCGGCAACCGACGCGCTCACGCGCAGCTCGGAACTGCTGCTGCGTTGCCGCTCGGCGAAGAACCGTTACGAATCGCTGATCGGCAAGCAACAGGAAGACGATGCGGCCAAGCAACTGCAACTCGCATACGGCTTTTGCAACGAGTCCCAGAAGCAGTGGGAAGCGTTCGCGGCGGTACCGGTGTCGGGCGACGCGCGCGCGCTCCTCGACGATGCGGCGGCAAAGCACGCGGCGATGATGGCGCAGGGCATCATGCCGGAATTCGACGCGCTCAAGGCGCGGGACTTCGAAGCGTATCGCCGCATTCAGCTCGAATACAGCAGCCCGCTTTACAACGCATTCGACAAGCTTTCAGGGCCGCTGCGCGAGTACGCGGCGGCGCGTGCGAAGTCGCGCTTCGACGAGACGAACGAGCAGGCACGCATGGTCAACACCGTGATTGCGGTTTGCGCGTTGCTGGCGGTAGGTATCGGAATTTACGTGCGCTTCGCGCTGACGCGTGCCGTGGTCGATCCGCTCAACGTCATGGTGAGCGACTTCGAGCGCATCGCGCAGGGCGATTTGAACCGGCGCATCGAAGTGAGCGGACGCAACGAGATCGGCAAGCTGCAGGATGCCCTGCACCGGATGCAGGCCGAGTTGGCCGGCACGGTCCACAGCATTCGCGCGACGACGGGCTCCATCACCGTGGCGGCGAGCGAAATCGCCGTGGGCAACGCCGATCTGTCGGCTCGCACCGAACAACAGGCCGCGTCGCTCGAAGAAACGGCGGCCAGCATGGAGCAGTTGACGGGCACCGTGCAGCAAAACGCCGAGAACGCGCGGCAGGCGTCGCAGCTCGCGCAGAGCGCGTCGGAGATCGCGCACAAGGGCAGCGAGGTGGTGGGCAACGTCGTGGCCACGATGGACGAGATCAATCGGAGTTCGGCCAAGATCGCGGACATCATCGCCATTATCGAAGGCATCGCGTTTCAGACCAACATCCTCGCGCTCAATGCGGCCGTGGAAGCGGCGCGCGCGGGTGAAGAGGGCCGTGGTTTCGCCGTAGTCGCGGGCGAAGTGCGCAGCCTCGCGCAGCGATCGTCGAACGCGGCGCGCGAGATCAAGGCGCTGATCGATACGTCGATCGACCGCGTGCAGGCCGGCGCCGGGCTCGTGGACCAAGCCGGCAGGACGATGGACGAAATCACGGCCGCCGTGCGACGCGTGACCGACATCATGGGCGAGATTTCGGCGGCCTCCGACGAGCAAAGCCGCGGCATTCAGCAGGTAGGGCAGGCGGTGACGCAGATGGACGAGGTGACGCAGCAAAACGCGGCGCTCGTCGAACAGGCGGCCGCGGCTGCGCAGTCGCTCGACGAGCAGGCCAGGGCATTGAAGCAGGCGGTGGCTGTTTTCGCGGTGCAGGCGTAA